Part of the Cyprinus carpio isolate SPL01 chromosome A1, ASM1834038v1, whole genome shotgun sequence genome is shown below.
ttactcaccctcaagtaattccaaacctgtgtgaatttctttcttctgttttgaagaaccaaacatcTGACAGAAGCTGTTGACTTCCATGCTATTGTTTcccacactatggaagtcaatggctaccgtcaacatCACCTTCCATGTTTAACAGCTGAAAGAAgctcatacagctttggaacaacatgagggtgagtgaatgaggacagaatttttcagttttggttgaactatccctttaactgtttaAACATTTGCAAGATGCTATATTAACCAGTGGCTCCTTACCTTGGAGCCGATCTCACACACGTCTATGGGGTCGTTATCTCCACAGCACTTGGTTTCCTCGTCAGTGTGGCTGGGATCTTCCCATGTCTTTATACACGGGGGAAAAACACGCATTATACTGAGagaatgattaataataaatgattacatatgtataatgtacaaataaaatgctCAGACTGCAGTCAGATCAAACCCAGAACATCACCTGAGGAAGTGCACCGTAGTTCCAGATGTAACCCTTGTGTGGAAAAATGTTAGCAACATATCGCAGCTTGCCTTTCTTCACATCTTGCTTGATTGGGTTTAATGGCTCCTTCGTTGCTATCTGTGGATGTAGTGTGGTTTTAAACCTGCTGTGCTTAAAATAACCTTCTATTGCATCCTGCATAAGCACAACATCAGCACATGTGACATTTAAAggattaaaatgttacattaaatatCAAATTGTATATTTATGATGATTAGATTTACATGATTAtatggtatttttcattattattactattcgatataaaaataactgattttatttttcccctgattattattatcatgcaaGTCTTATATtgaatgtaacattttcttttcCTATTTAACGTCCAAATGGAGCGACTGGTCATCTTAGCCACGGTCGGACACAGAAAACACTTCTTACCTCCATCTTGGCATTTGACCAACGAGGCACTTCTACGACCATATTAAACAGAATCTGCTCAAGGCAAAACAACATTATTAGCATCTAATTTGCCATAAAATCCCAAAATGTGTAGACTGATGAATGGTTACCTCATTCGTTTTGATTTTCTTTAGTGGAACATCTCCTTCCTGATATGAGAGAAACGTGCCGTTAGAAAACAGATTAAGCAAGAATGTCAATTATATTACTGCATTAATTCagcactcatttatttattataacctTGTCTACAACCCGTGGTTTGAAGTGCTTTATACAGACCTGTTGGTCAGCAGCATACAGAGGAATGTCATGGAAAGGAGAGATGCACGTGCCATCTGAAGATCCTGcgaaacaaatgttacaaattgtATCATCTTTCCGAACTCGATTCGTCTCAATGTATCACTGAAGTAACActctctcactgtgtgtgtttaatgaggCTCTGTTTCACAGAGAGACCGTCGTGTAGTGTAAAGTGTTGTTCAAGTTAAAGggtttgttttcagcagcagtCGTTATATCTGAGAGGGGAGGAGGCAAACGTACTGAAGTAAATCCTGTAGTCAGGCGAGTTTGCTCGTCCTCTCGGCTCTGTTTGGTAATGCACCATTTTTCTCAAATGAGGTGAAAATAAAGATGTAGCTTTCCGAGAGAACTGCGAGCAGAGAAAGGCAGCACGAACAACTGAACACATCCTTCACATCGAGTTCCTGCTTGCGTCTGAGCCTCACAGAAGCTCTTTCAGTTAATCCACACCGCCACCTGCAGACAGTCAGAGGAATGCCGGAGGAAcgtcttcttcctcttctttgaTTTaatggtgcattaccgccaccgacTGGACTggaggatggggggggggggggggtcactatATGGCAGCACTGTATCACAATGGAAAATGGTCAAAACAGTagtttttctgaatatttatgattttcttttctattgaaatgcacatttcttttagtAATTGATAGATATATATTCTCTCAGAAGTCAAGCAAACCAGAAATAAGTAGATCCCTATCATTTACTAACTCATCCTCACTCTCATCTCATGGCAGAGATACTGTAACCTATTGGCCTTTCTATAAAACActgctgttttcattttctgaaaagaagaaatccttttgttatttatacatgAATACAACTAGACTACAATTAACACTATCTATACTAtactatgtaaaaaaataaaaataaaaaaaaatcccagtggGGAAACACATTACTGTAGGTCCACTGTACacagtgttgccatggaaacattgatattttctcagtttacagtaaaactatgttagacataggtatattgaaaaaaaaaatctaatttaggcTACTTAACAAAGATGAGAAGAGAAGAACTGTTTAGAAATGAGGTTAATAGAGCACTTCCTGGAGCCCTTCAGCAGGTGTCTTCTGTGTGAGGGAGACGGcgggaaaatttatttttattatttttttttttcggaataaCAAGGAAATTATTAGAAACTAATTCTTGCCATATGGTAAGTCTGCACCATAGAGGGATATaggatggaaataaaaaaaataaataccaagcaaaacaaataaaccaactagaaaatacaacaaaacaagcaaacaaaaagcaATCAAAAAGATTATATTCTTGTATATAGATATACCTGCCATGCTGATACTGAACTGAAACAGCTTCTGctttactttaaatttaatttaatttaatttactttacttaATGGGACTTGTAGAtctacttttttaattattttatttttttattttgtccctGGAGATTAACCCAGTATGCCATCATTAACTTGTTTGAACGTCTCACACATTTATGCATCACACAATGTCTTTGAGTTATTCCATACTGCAGATGACTGACATTTTACACGAAGGGAAtgccaaagtaaaaaaaaaaaaaaaaaaaatcagaatgttTATACCTTTCACTTATTgttattcagatttttatatatgacctattcattttataagaacttttcatttaattataattttattaggcTTCAGTCCAGTTGAGGGGTGTTCAGTAGGGGGCGCTCTTCATCTTTGTCTATGGCTAATGTACAGTAGGTATCTAACTCTGCTCTTTTCATACTTCGATAGTGAAAGCTGACCATGAGCGTTCAAAACTCACTATAAAAGTGGTACAAACCAATCACTATACTTCACTATACTACACTATACTTCAAGTAGAGATCcaacagctttgtgtgagaaaactttttcactgataatcttttCTTTAGCTGCATCTCTAAAATCCCATTTGTTCATGTGTCTTAACCAAatcaaattgtaaataatatttgatagaTTTTTAGAGAATTACTTCAACTTAAATCTCTAGTCTAGATAATAAAATCGCAGCCTGCTTCTCATATTAACACAGAGTTGCAGGTGGTTTTAAACACAACCTCAAAACCTGACGAAAACAAGAAACTGGCAAACAGCTCAAAAAAGGCACCAGTGTCTGGAAACATATACACTGTACGAACCAGGACTGATCTGACCGATGGATAGCACATCAGTCAAGTATTAAACTCTGCAGACTGACGCATAATGCTTTTTACTCTCACATAAGTGCACTCCAGACTGTACAAAGATTCATGGCGACCAAAACCAATCAATACTGTACAAATATAGTGTGTCAGTTCAAGCCTGTATAAAAGCAGGTCCTGGTGCGATCATTAACTGCAGTGGTGCAGTCAAGCAGAAAGATAACGCAGCCCACAACATGTTTAAAGACTCTAGTGTGTCCATCCTTATATTGATACTGCGGTGTGTTTATCAGTGTAAACTGCTTATTATTTAACTAAAGAGAAATAGattaaaacagacacaaatataCATTCCCCACTTGCACAAATACATCATTTCCATGCATGATCTACACAGGCACACTTCTATGCTGTCATGTAAACATGAATTAGTTCATCTCAAAATTCATAACAGGTGTATTACCAAGTACTCATTGGACCTGTATGTACTGTAGTTATAAAAGAGTTTTCCTTTATCTCCTTTTCAAGTTCAATTGTGGTATCTCAAAAATACAGAAGACCCCTGGTTTCTGTTATCTGTTCTAGTAAAACTGGGCCTAATGAAGAATGAAAGACGTTCATTATAATGAAATGCATTGACTGGGTCCACAGCgcatttcttcatttattttcttcagaATGTTTAATCTGTGATCCTCTCCTCAGTGATCTGATTCTCCTTCCTGCTGCATGTTCTAAAACTGAACATTTACAGAGACATTTATATGATGAGTGAGTGATGATGACAGGAAAGATAGAAAAACCATAAAAGTCTGCCATacgtaaaagaaaaagaaggaagtAGAAGGAGGCCAGGAGCACTGTATGCACAACgcataaaatatttactaatactgtacataaaagtTTATCAAGCAGACCATATTAACAGTAACAGAAGAGTCATCAGCACtaaaacaagtaaatacataaaaaataacaatttcaacaatttcatctatttaaaaaagaaagaaagaaagataacaCTAggagtaaattgcattttaaactcataaactcaacaaaaataaataaagaaataaagaaaaataaaaacaaaaatagtttcatTACCTGCTCACAAAAAGAGCAAGTAATAAAACTATGCTGTGATTAGTGTTCtactaattttattcatttatttatttttttataacacaaGTTTAGCTAAAATAGACAAATAGTAAGCCAGTTAAATGTGCAAAATCATTTCACTCATTATCATTCACCTAGAACAAAATTAAGTAGGAAAAACAAAGACTCATTAATTGCTTATTTTCTTGTGACTGaataatctaaaatgtaaaaacactgtcatgaaaaaaaaaagtgcaaaaatctTTGTGTATATTAATATCTCATCTATATGAAGCTTGTAGGGTACAAGGTACAAAGTTGTCCCTTTAAAGGTGGTGACCTATAGTGACAAGCTTTTTAAACCGTAAAGGTAAGTGTCTGAGATTGTAAATTCTGACATCTTTCTTTAATTGTTGGAGACTGTAAGCCTGCGGTGGACTGTCACTTAAAGAATGTTTTCATGGATTTACTGCCTGAAGTTTATATGAACGTTAATTCCCCTGCCATTTGTTTGCTTTTCTAAAcagatgattatgattattacattttctcCCTTACGGCTGGCCTCAAGTGCAAATATTGTTATCTCCCCATATATGCCCAAAAAGAAAAGGTAAACACCTTCCTCATCATGTACATGGAAAACTCACTAGTGCTAACATGCTTTCTGCCCACTTTTTCTGATTTAGCGAGGACCTTCCTGAAAAGAAATATTCTTACAAAGCCATGATTTAAATTGAGCTTGTGTCAGCTTCTGATCATTTCACATGTGTGCAATAATTCAGTGCTCTTCAGTTTCCTCAGGATTCTAATGAGATATACTACTTTATCAGTTCATTAGAAAACTAGACCAGTTCTATCGGTGTCTGTTCTTTATCCATATCAGTAGTCAATCATTTTTGCTCAGACAGAAAGCTGACTCTCAGATATAGTCAGTTAAAATGACTGGACAATCATTTCTCATGAAAGTAAATTAGAGTTGATGATGATTGAAATCTATGATCTACTAAATCAACACCCACAAAAATCATATTTGAGCGCCCACAGTCATGTGGCATTTCACGAGGTTTACACATTTGCTCTCACTCTTGATATATACACATCAGCGATGTCGTAACGCTTTGTAAATGTTGACACGAATGGAAAACTTTACAGGCCTGTTTGATATGTCGACCTTTGTCATGCCCTTCAGAGTTTAGTCATCAGACCCTCCTTCTTGTTTAATATTAACTCTGTCTGCACCCGTCCGAGACTGTATTTCCATCCGGGATTATTGAGCTTCTCACATACTCGTGATAAACACATTTTGAAGGCATGCTCCATATCTGTCTCTCTGGTAAAGAGAGAAGCGAAGGAGGCGTGGCTCCAGCTCACCTGAGGCAGGTATGACAGAAGCAGAGGGGGAGGGTTCACCTGCATGGAGCACCTGTTCCGCTTcccagactctctctctctcacctctgcACCAGACAGAAACAAACGAGAGGGAGCAGAGAGGGTCAACATGGAGCCCCAGGCCAGTGGGAATGACAGGGAGAACGAAAAGGGGGAGAGAAAAGACAAGGATAAAGGCATTAAAAGGAGAAACAGACTTTTTATAAGATACCTGGAAAGGAGGAAGACAGACACTATTGTGGATGATGACGCTTCCAAAGGTGACATCAGCATCGCAACCTTAGTGAGAAGGAGCCATTCTGACAAGACAGAGTATAGTGCTAAACTTAAAGGTATCATTTTTGCTTTATTGCTTTTTTTGGCTCTCTTATAGTTGGTATAGGTTTATAAAGATGATTGTTATGCTAAAAAGCAACTCGTTTTATCTAGTCATCCAGTGTGTGTTAGCACGGAGTGGGTTATTCTCTTGTGAAGCCTCCCTTCTCAGATTCCATGAGATCTTTGTATGGAGTGAAGAATGTAAAGAAAGAGGCCATGCATGTGTGCCGACGCTTCGCACCTGCTGCGTTGTTATGTTACAGAGAAAGATCTCTTCCCACTGGACTGATGTCACATATGCAAACTGAAGCTCGCTCACACTGCTGCATGGCTGTGGAGTCGTCGTAAACAAGCTCGGACACAGTGCCTGTGCTGTTTACTCCATCAGGAAGTCGCTGGTTATCAGTGCCAATCTTGAGTTATTTCTTTATTCACTCGTTTTGCATTATTTGACTCGATGAATACGAAACTGTAAGAAATATACACTTGTTCATTCATGCACGTTCATGTGTACGTCATGCCACAGATATGTCAGTCTTAACTTGACAATGACATCACTGTAGAAAAACTAGTTTAGCAGCCTGCAGTGAGCAGGGAATGAAGCCCTTCAGGACAGCCGAGTCGTGACATTAAGGACATACTATGAGGACAGGCTTGTCTTACGAGTTTCTTAGTTTACACACAATAGCTCTTATGAGAACAAAATGAGCTGTCATTCATTCATATCACAGGAAGGAGAATTCTGAGACTCCATACATGTATTTCTAAATGTCTCGCTGACAATGAGAAGAACATATcagcagttttagtttctttttgtATGTATAAAACTATTAGCAATCAGACTTCAAAATCCTTTTCAAAACTTTTCAGTACTGAGCTTATTAGTTGAAATACTCTTAGTTCTTAACACACATGCAAACGCACAGTCCATTTTGTAATTTCATTCATAAAGCTGAGACATCTAACCATGTTTAGAATATGTCATATGGCACATTTCAAGTCAAATACGATGACATCATTGAGGAAATGTTGATGCTCGAACAGGAAGTGCTCATAAAACTGAGCGTTCCGGAACATTTATACACCAGCGAAACAatagatttgttaaaaaataatattgtgtatgCTGTTAATGTGCTTGAAATCTGATAGGTTCATGTCTGAAAAACTGCCCAAAGCAAACACTTGATCACATGAGACACAAGCTCTTGAAGGGCAGGTTCCatttctgtgtgtgcgtgcgtgtgtgtgtatgtgtgtgtaagaggtATGTTTGCTTTGTGTTATTGAGTCAAACCAAGCAGAGAAAGTATGATGGGAGTCTTGCTTGAGGCTCTCACATGattgaaaatcattaaaataaaataggcaaATCACTATGGATACAATACAAAGGCAGCAGAGCTGGAGGAAATCAACACATCTCCAAGCCTGAGTTCAGTCAGGTCACGTTTTCCTGCAGAAATGCGATCTGTTCTGTGTGGCACAGGTTTCAGTGAAAGTCTTGTGAAAGGCTCTGAGTTTTCCTTTCTGCCAGTCTAAACTGCTCAAATGATGTGTGTGAACTGtacattttttcacacaaaataatTCACAGTTTTGTTTCCTGGGTTGCTGAATTTTAAACTTTAAGTGTGAAATGTAGCATTGGATCATTACTATGTAATGCAAGGGCAAATCCTCACATCACTGCAGTCATTTCCTTATTTAcatctgaaaatatgaaaatgtggtTTAATGATTAGTCTGTTTAAACACTGAATCATAATCTTTGAGATGTGCAGGTAAAGATATGATTAGGCCTAGACATCACAAACAGTAATATGACCCCTGGCCCCTCCCCTCTGTAACGAGGAAGAGATCAGGAAACAAAGTATCACCTCACTTCCCAAAGTACATACCAGCGGTGTTTAACTGTCCTATTACCAGCAGCAAGACGtcctttttaagttttatttagatAGAAATGCAATTTGAATGCATTGTGTTCTGATGATTCCTAATGAAAACACtcttaattgtaattattaatgtaattatttgtgcAGCTGTAATATTGGTCAGTATCACTCAGTTTCTCAGGTCAGTTCAAGAGCAATGTgcagtttgttttctttcaatccTGGAGGGTGtgcatttaacaacaacaaaaatgacaaaaaggaggaaaaactgtaaatggtttaacattgcattatttgtaattttactgtaaaataatgtaaaatgtatgtttgtttgtttttttggaaagggTCACATTTACAGTGAAGGACAAGGCCATACAAGGCTTAGTAGTCCCCATGTGACACATaagctgtaaaaaatatatacaatcttCCATAATACCTGAAACACTGTCACCATGAAttggttgctgttttttttttttgtttgtttgtttttttgagactgTGAATTTAACAGGATTTAGTGGTGTATGTAAATCTAAACCGcataattcatctttttttcctcCTCGCATCAGAGAAAATGTCCCCCCATGATCTGTCCTCACCCACATCCCCAGCCGTGGATCCAGAAGAGATCCGCCACAGGAGGATGAcgaaaaggtcaaaggtcattgaGGAGCTGGTTAGGACAGAGGGAGATTTCCAGAAGGACCTGGAGCTCTGCATAAGTGAGGTTCTGCTTCCTCTAAGAGCAGCTCAGGCATGTTCACAGTCCCACACAGAGAGATATTCTCTCAAATCTTCTCTCATTATGATGTGTAGTGCATTTCTTCTGAGCATCTGCTAAACTACGAGAAGGTTTTGTTTGCAGCATTGATTTGATTGGggtctgctgtttttttttaaggtggttGATGTGGATCGATTGTTCACCAACATGGAGTCTGTGTGTGAGGTCTCTGCTGAGCTGCTCCAGAGACTGAAATACGCCATCGCTGACCCCGACCCCGAAACACAGCTCATAGGTTACTAACaagcattaaaacaacaaataaacttGATCAATGTAAAGCAACAACCAACATTATAAATTAggattattttattcatgtttatttttaatctaaataataataaaatgtataaaatattttaaaataaaaaatattaaattgcattaCTATCAAATTATTTAGAACttcatttaatgattaaaaaggattcattattttattctaattttaatttaaataaaaaatgattttgaattacacaactattttgaaaatatgttttcagttttattaaaataaaaacgtgACATTTTTAAACTTCATAAAACCCaatctgacttttatttttattcttttttttaggaGAAGTGTTTATCCAAACCAAAGCCATCATGGAGGATGTGTACAGAATTTACTGCTATCATCACGACGAGGCTAATGCTGTACTCAAGTCTTATGAAGCACAGGAGGACATCCAGCAGCATTTTAGAAGATGTATATCAGCGCTCAAGTAATGACGTTAACTGCATTtatctcttattattattgtaatgtggAGTTGACATTAATGATATGTTGTCTCCTCTCTCACAGGAAAATATATGACCAAGAGTGAGTATTCATTTTCTAATTCAAACATTGTCAAATGCATTCAGATACTTCATAACTATAATCATGAATGTTAGTTTATAGACATAAGTTAGTTCTCAATGCAACCTATGCATTTTAACAAACCTGTGACTTTGTTGTTGCTGGCGTCATGCTACAAACACATCATTTGACTAAccgtatttttatattatagtccggaaaatacggtatATATGTTTTCTTCATTCAATGTTGTTTTTCAGAGGGAAGCCAAATTTGCTTGACATGGGCTCTCTACTCATTAAACCTGTGCAACGCGTCATGAAATACCCGCTGCTATTGGCCGAGCTGTGGAACGCCACGCCCACAGACCACCCTGACAACAGGCCCTTACAGGAAGCTCTGACCACTGTCAAGATCATTAACATCAACATTAACGAGTTTAAGCGGAGGAAAGACATAGGTGAGACATTGCACTAACTAGTTTTTGCTTTGGGGATATCCGAGTATGCAAGTATATGACACTTGTGTTGTTTCAGTGCTGAAGTATAAGAGGAGTGACGATGAAACCTCTCTGATGGGAAAACTCAACAAGTTCAACATTCATTCTATCAGGAAGAAATCTGACCGTCTGACGAGCTACTTCAAGATTCTCACTGGTGTCGAGCCACAGGTACTTCCAGGAAACAAGGCTGAAATAAGCATGTTCTACCTCGGTAAAGGTATTGTCATGGCTTCTCTTTTGACAGGTGAGAGATGAAGAGTTTGACAAGGAGGAAAAACTCTTCCGTAGCCTTGAGAAAGCTGTGA
Proteins encoded:
- the LOC109052756 gene encoding inorganic pyrophosphatase-like isoform X2, which codes for MCSVVRAAFLCSQFSRKATSLFSPHLRKMVHYQTEPRGRANSPDYRIYFRSSDGTCISPFHDIPLYAADQQEGDVPLKKIKTNEILFNMVVEVPRWSNAKMEIATKEPLNPIKQDVKKGKLRYVANIFPHKGYIWNYGALPQTWEDPSHTDEETKCCGDNDPIDVCEIGSKVCATGQVIQVKVLGILALIDEGETDWKVIAINIEDPDASSLNSIEDVRKIKPGHLEATVDWFKRYKVPDGKPENRFAFNGQFKDKDFAIEVIKATHIFWKALVMRKKMKGEEIICQNSSLCDSPFRCSDAEARAVLQASFSNETVRCS
- the LOC109052756 gene encoding inorganic pyrophosphatase-like isoform X1 yields the protein MCSVVRAAFLCSQFSRKATSLFSPHLRKMVHYQTEPRGRANSPDYRIYFRSSDGTCISPFHDIPLYAADQQEGDVPLKKIKTNEILFNMVVEVPRWSNAKMEIATKEPLNPIKQDVKKGKLRYVANIFPHKGYIWNYGALPQTWEDPSHTDEETKCCGDNDPIDVCEIGSKVCATGQVIQVKVLGILALIDEGETDWKVIAINIEDPDASSLNSIEDVRKIKPGHLEATVDWFKRYKVPDGKPENRFAFNGQFKDKDFAIEVIKATHIFWKALVMRKKMKGEEIICQNSSLCDSPFRCSDAEARAVLQAAAEYGEPLPVSSEVDKWHFVTK
- the LOC109052756 gene encoding inorganic pyrophosphatase-like isoform X3; its protein translation is MCSVVRAAFLCSQFSRKATSLFSPHLRKMVHYQTEPRGRANSPDYRIYFRSSDGTCISPFHDIPLYAADQQEGDVPLKKIKTNEILFNMVVEVPRWSNAKMEIATKEPLNPIKQDVKKGKLRYVANIFPHKGYIWNYGALPQTWEDPSHTDEETKCCGDNDPIDVCEIGSKVCATGQVIQVKVLGILALIDEGETDWKVIAINIEDPDASSLNSIEDVRKIKPGHLEATVDWFKRYKVPDGKPENRFAFNGQFKDKDFAIEVIKATHIFWKALVMRKKMKGEEIICQNSSLCDSPFRCSDAEARAVLQACDGRR